One stretch of Punica granatum isolate Tunisia-2019 chromosome 5, ASM765513v2, whole genome shotgun sequence DNA includes these proteins:
- the LOC116207270 gene encoding uncharacterized protein LOC116207270: protein MTVVRSVIPLLLLLCLVVNIQQYRASRILHEQQEVVDNEELVKVEGVGDLNIQSLLRAPSPPSESSGCTNIPGGGGPSCPMSEMHFAGDAFGHPRAYPRSTISQFGVTADQKRQ, encoded by the coding sequence ATGACGGTCGTACGCTCCGTAATCCCGCTTCTCCTGCTCCTCTGCCTAGTCGTCAACATTCAGCAATATCGAGCTAGCAGAATCCTCCACGAGCAGCAAGAAGTGGTTGACAATGAAGAGCTCGTGAAGGTCGAAGGTGTCGGGGACCTGAACATACAGTCCCTTCTGAGAGCTCCCTCCCCGCCTTCTGAATCTTCGGGTTGCACCAACATACCGGGCGGTGGGGGGCCCAGCTGCCCGATGAGCGAGATGCACTTCGCAGGGGATGCCTTTGGGCATCCCCGGGCTTACCCAAGGTCCACCATCAGCCAGTTCGGAGTCACAGCTGATCAGAAGCGGCAATAG
- the LOC116206796 gene encoding TNF receptor-associated factor homolog 1a-like: MAGVVLEEPGVGRSDEGSSSMPSSHSGEALAEWRSSEQVENGTQLTTAPYWDTDNDDDGGPKPSELYGKYTWKIEKFSEITKRELRSSAFEVGGYKWYILIYPQGCDVCNHLSLFLCVANHDKLLPGWSHFAQFTIAVVNKDPKKSKYSDTLHRFWKKEHDWGWKKFMELSKMSEGFVEEDTLIIKAQVQVIREKADRPFRCLDSQYRRELVRVYLTNVEQICRRFVEERRGKLGKLIEDKARWTSFCAFWMDIDPDSRRSMSRENTDVILKVVVKHFFIEKEVTSTLVMDSLYSGLKALESQSKCKKGRAKKSDTDDMPAPIVRVEQDTFFLVDDVLPLLERAAIEPLPPKDEKGPQNRTKDGNSGEDFNKDSIERDERRLTELGRRTVEIFVLAHIFSNKIEVAYQEAVALKRQEELIREEEAAWQAESEQKAKRGANAKEKKSKKKASKQKSKNRKAKDKERMDRPVVSAQDKTQQRENLDQDEKEELTFQGIQPENEKSDMLEDASDVSDLVDCVGESLQPDSEERDASPINWDTDTSEVHPPTEASSSGVCSLSPAQNGIMNDKRSPSVMDDSSSTCSSDSVPSVVTSGSYKGNPFPNYKNQKSPSRGKSQRSKATSEVSSRVNQGDSNPGPATADVAEPCDAPTSKATDVELEAVASPLQPHASQLENHNVTRDETSSQKRPSSEDQIDEEKASKVKSVTGQSSSSGSLEDSTSTSSNQLKSDHKNSSTPDPASARKAPATSIAQQNDKATTSSQVVSGLKPDVQRTSTPKPPEKSTSSQVPVMPRPSSAPLVPGVKPPAPAISIVQSTPLLARSVSAVGRLGPDPASAAPSYVPQSYRNAIIGNSLPSSSSAYSHPSSPSAGAKSSGAFSQGPNLVSSSPMFLPPSERMGFPFGAMGRDVIPNGLQPQWVENHNPDNNMRNLEYYRSNEHSGSQEQFSDLQAGPSGRHAQGLLSDDFPHLDIINDLLDEEQGIGKFSRTNPVFPHSLNRQFSFPGEVGVLGDMEASASSASCRFERTRSYRENGFQRSYSSFPGGFDSVREYNMPQVSPMPYANGQMDGMIPSQWSIAGSDLSMLGMKSLEGEGYPYYSPEYSNLACGVNGYNVFRPPSGP, translated from the exons ATGGCAGGGGTTGTTTTGGAGGAACCGGGAGTTGGGAGGTCTGATGAGGGAAGCTCGAGCATGCCAAGCTCTCATTCTGGTGAAGCCCTCGCAGAATGGAGGTCCTCGGAACAGGTGGAAAACGGGACGCAATTGACTACGGCTCCGTACTGGGACActgataatgatgatgatggtg GGCCAAAACCGTCCGAACTCTATGGAAAGTATACGTGGAAGATAGaaaaattttcagaaattACCAAGAGGGAGCTCCGTAGCAGTGCGTTTGAAGTTGGCGGCTACAAATG GTATATTTTAATCTATCCTCAAGGCTGTGATGTCTGCAATCATCTCTCTTTGTTTCTATGTGTTGCAAATCATGATAAACTTCTACCAG GGTGGAGTCACTTCGCACAGTTTACAATAGCGGTGGTGAATAAAGATccaaagaaatcaaaatattcAG ATACTTTACACCGATTTTGGAAGAAAGAGCACGATTGGGGTTGGAAAAAATTTATGGAGCTTTCTAAAATGTCTGAAGGATTTGTTGAGGAAGACACACTAATTATAAAGGCTCAAGTTCAAGTCATAAG GGAGAAAGCTGACAGACCTTTCCGTTGCCTTGATTCTCAATATAGAAGAGAACTTGTTAGGGTATACTTGACAAATGTAGAGCAGATTTGCAGACGCTTTGTGGAAGAGAGAAGAGGAAAACTAGGCAAGCTAATTGAAGACAAAGCTAGGTGGACAAG CTTCTGTGCTTTTTGGATGGATATCGATCCTGATTCCAGGAGAAGCATGTCCAGGGAAAACACAGATGTGATTCTCAAAGTAGTtgtaaagcactttttcataGAAAAAGAAGTTACATCTACTTTGGTGATGGATTCCTTGTATAGTGGATTAAAGGCTCTTGAAAGCCAGAGCAAATGCAAGAAGGGAAGGGCAAAAAAGTCTGATACAGATGACATGCCAGCTCCAATTGTTCGTGTAGAACAAGATACTTTCTTTTTGGTGGATGATGTATTACCACTACTGGAAAGGGCCGCAATAGAACCTCTGCCTCCCAAAGATGAAAAGGGTCCTCAGAATAGAACGAAG GATGGAAACTCTGGAGAAGATTTCAACAAGGACTCAATCGAGCGTGATGAAAGACGTCTAACGGAATTGGGTCGGAGGACAGTAGAGATTTTTGTCCTTGCTCATATATTCAG CAATAAGATAGAAGTTGCTTACCAAGAAGCAGTTGCTTTGAAGAGGCAAGAAGAGCTTATTCGTGAAGAAGAGGCTGCGTGGCAGGCTGAAAGTGAGCAGAAGGCTAAACGTGGAGCTAATGCAAAGGAGAAGAAATCAAAAAAGAAAGCG TCTAAGCAAAAGAGCAAAAATCGCAAAGCCAAGGACAAAGAGAGAATGGATCGACCTGTTGTGTCAGCACAAGACAAGACTCAACAACGAGAAAACCTTGACCAGGATGAAAAAGAAGAGTTGACATTTCAGGGAATTCAGCCCGAGAATGAAAAGTCTGATATGCTTGAAGATGCCTCAGACGTTTCAGACTTGGTGGATTGTGTAGGTGAATCTCTTCAGCCTGATTCGGAAGAGAGAGATGCAAGTCCCATCAACTGGGACACTGACACTTCAGAAGTTCACCCTCCAACAGAAGCTAGTAGCAGTGGAGTTTGTAGCCTGTCGCCTGCTCAGAATGGTATAATGAACGACAAGAGAAGCCCATCTGTGATGGATGATAGTTCATCAACCTGTTCTAGTGACTCAGTTCCCTCAGTTGTGACGAGTGGGTCATACAAGGGGAACCCATTTCCAAACTACAAAAACCAGAAATCACCAAGCAG AGGAAAGAGCCAAAGATCTAAGGCTACAAGTGAGGTGAGCAGTAGGGTCAACCAAGGCGACAGTAATCCTGGGCCTGCAACAGCAGATGTAGCAGAGCCGTGCGATGCTCCGACCAGTAAGGCAACTGATGTTGAGCTCGAGGCAGTTGCTTCTCCCTTACAGCCCCATGCAAGCCAACTTGAGAATCACAATGTGACAAGG GATGAAACATCTTCACAGAAGAGACCAAGCTCCGAAGACCAAATCGATGAAGAAAAAGCATCCAAGGTGAAGTCAGTGACGGGCCAATCATCCTCCAGTGGGTCGCTTGAGGATTCAACTTCAACCTCCAGCAACCAACTAAAGTCGGACCACAAAAATAGTTCGACACCTGATCCTGCCTCAGCAAGGAAGGCGCCAGCCACAAGCATTGCGCAACAGAATGACAAGGCAACCACTTCATCCCAAGTGGTATCGGGTTTGAAACCTGACGTGCAAAGAACATCGACTCCCAAACCCCCTGAGAAATCTACTTCTTCTCAAGTGCCTGTGATGCCTCGGCCTTCTAGTGCTCCTCTTGTGCCTGGTGTCAAGCCTCCTGCTCCTGCAATCTCCATTGTCCAGTCCACTCCACTTCTTGCCCGGTCAGTCAGTGCAGTTGGTCGTTTGGGTCCAGATCCTGCATCAGCTGCCCCAAGTTATGTTCCTCAATCGTATCGAAATGCCATAATTGGTAACTCTCTGCCATCAAGTTCGTCTGCTTACTCCCACCCTAGTTCCCCAAGCGCAGGAGCAAAATCTTCAGGGGCATTCTCACAGGGGCCCAACTTAGTCTCTTCTTCTCCCATGTTTTTGCCACCGAGCGAGAGGATGGGCTTCCCTTTTGGTGCAATGGGTCGGGATGTAATACCCAATGGTCTGCAACCACAGTGGGTGGAGAATCATAATCCCGATAACAACATGAGGAACCTTGAGTATTACAGGTCCAATGAACACAGTGGGTCCCAGGAACAGTTCTCGGACCTCCAGGCAGGCCCGTCAGGCCGCCATGCTCAGGGTTTACTATCTGATGATTTCCCCCACCTTGACATCATCAATGACCTTCTGGATGAGGAGCAGGGGATTGGGAAGTTTTCTAGGACGAACCCTGTCTTTCCGCATTCTCTAAACAGGCAGTTCTCTTTCCCAGGCGAGGTTGGTGTCTTGGGGGACATGGAAGCATCTGCTTCTAGTGCCTCTTGCAGGTTCGAGCGGACAAGAAGCTACCGAGAAAATGGTTTCCAGCGGAGCTACAGCTCATTTCCAGGTGGGTTCGACTCAGTCCGGGAATATAACATGCCTCAGGTCAGTCCTATGCCCTATGCAAATGGTCAGATGGATGGTATGATCCCAAGCCAGTGGAGTATTGCTGGTTCTGACCTGTCAATGCTGGGAATGAAGAGTCTCGAGGGGGAGGGATACCCTTACTATTCACCCGAGTACTCAAATTTGGCATGTGGGGTGAACGGTTACAATGTATTTCGGCCTCCGAGCGGTCCTTGA
- the LOC116209019 gene encoding LOB domain-containing protein 24-like, protein MSNPTSSRCAACKYLRRRCPQDCICSPYFPSNDPQRFAYVHKIYGASNVGKLLQQLPERARFEAVESLYYEALCRIQDPVYGCAGIVSWLQQQIHDVESEIAKTRAEITVFLNSNISISELNTQHPQTDDMGMENLSNKHKGPL, encoded by the exons ATGTCCAATCCAACGTCCTCAAGATGTGCAGCTTGCAAGTATCTGAGGAGGAGATGTCCTCAAGATTGCATCTGCTCTCCTTATTTTCCTTCCAATGATCCCCAAAGATTTGCTTATGTTCATAAAATCTATGGGGCTAGTAATGTTGGTAAATTACTCCAG CAACTCCCTGAAAGGGCTCGATTTGAGGCAGTGGAGTCTTTATACTATGAAGCACTTTGCCGGATTCAAGATCCCGTCTATGGATGTGCAGGCATCGTATCTTGGCTCCAACAGCAAATACATGATGTCGAAAGTGAAATCGCGAAGACTCGAGCAGAAATCACAGTATTCCTCAATTCCAACATCAGTATCTCGGAACTGAACACCCAGCATCCCCAAACTGATGACATGGGCATGGAAAACTTGTCAAATAAGCATAAGGGGCCCCTGTAG